The following are from one region of the Arachis duranensis cultivar V14167 chromosome 10, aradu.V14167.gnm2.J7QH, whole genome shotgun sequence genome:
- the LOC107469065 gene encoding pectinesterase-like — MGNLVIAYIILAFYSLFIIVHGTDKLSCNQTPYPTLCNHYIGTTNYSISSSSSDDVSFHDIALKVTMDQAIVAHKLVSSTMESNDFKDKRAKSAWEDCLELYENTIYQLNRSMSSNNLNDRLTWQSASIANQQTCQNGFLDSNLSSHYLNYFPSISSNLSKLLSNSLAISNTLTSLTSLPKDPVVRGGRKLLSFNGFPEWLSPSDRRLLQALPGTAAPKADIVVAQDGSGNYKSVSEGVAAAGRLSKNGRVVVYVKAGVYRESVNIKGGIKNLMMFGDGIGATIITGSKNYQDGSTTVGSATFTVWCDGFIARDLTIENSAGPQKHQAVALLSSSDHSVFYRCSFRGYQDTLYVLSQRQFYRDCDIYGTIDFIFGDAVALFQNCNIFLRKPMSKQQNAVTAQGRTDPNENTGIVIHNCRIMAASDLKPVQGSVKCFLGRPWQKYSRTVVVKSSLDGLIQPAGWMPWAGSFALNTLYYGEYMNIGAGANTAGRVKWPGFHVITNPTEALKFTVANFLDGGSWIPGTGVPFETGL, encoded by the exons ATGGGCAACTTGGTCATTGCATACATTATTTTAGCCTTTTATTCTCTCTTCATTATTGTGCATGGCACTGATAAGTTATCATGCAATCAAACTCCATATCCCACTCTTTGTAACCATTACATTGGCACTACCAATTATTCaatttcatcatcatcaagtgATGATGTTTCCTTCCATGACATTGCCCTTAAGGTCACCATGGACCAAGCAATAGTAGCACACAAACTTGTCTCATCAACCATGGAATCCAACGATTTCAAAGACAAGAGAGCCAAGTCCGCATGGGAAGATTGTTTGGAACTCTATGAGAATACAATATATCAGCTGAACCGTTCAATGAGCTCAAACAATCTAAACGACAGGTTAACATGGCAAAGTGCTTCTATTGCGAATCAACAAACATGCCAAAACGGTTTTCTTGATTCTAACCTTTCATCTCACTACCTAAACTACTTTCCATCCATTTCAAGCAACTTATCCAAGTTGCTGAGCAACTCTTTGGCCATTAGCAATACATTAACGTCCTTGACTTCGTTACCAAAAGACCCGGTTGTTCGCGGCGGTCGAAAATTGCTTTCCTTTAATGGCTTCCCAGAGTGGCTATCTCCTTCCGACAGGAGGCTTCTTCAGGCTTTGCCGGGAACGGCGGCACCGAAGGCGGACATTGTGGTGGCACAGGACGGGAGTGGGAATTACAAGAGTGTTTCGGAGGGCGTGGCGGCGGCCGGTAGGCTGAGTAAGAATGGTCGAGTGGTTGTGTAcgtgaaagctggcgtttaccGAGAGAGTGTGAACATAAAGGGAGGGATaaagaatttgatgatgtttgGGGATGGTATTGGAGCTACCATTATTACGGGTAGCAAGAATTATCAAGACGGCTCCACCACTGTTGGTTCAGCTACTTTTA CGGTGTGGTGTGATGGGTTCATCGCCAGGGACTTAACAATCGAGAACAGTGCTGGGCCACAGAAGCACCAAGCGGTGGCACTTCTTTCCAGCTCCGATCACTCCGTGTTCTACCGCTGTAGCTTCAGAGGCTACCAAGACACCTTATACGTCCTTTCCCAACGCCAATTCTACCGCGACTGCGACATCTACGGCACCATAGACTTCATCTTCGGTGACGCCGTCGCCCTCTTCCAAAACTGCAACATCTTCTTGAGAAAACCAATGAGTAAGCAACAGAACGCAGTGACAGCACAAGGGAGAACCGATCCCAATGAGAACACCGGCATTGTCATCCACAACTGCCGTATCATGGCGGCTTCAGATCTGAAGCCAGTTCAGGGATCTGTCAAGTGCTTCCTCGGCCGGCCGTGGCAGAAGTACTCAAGAACGGTAGTGGTCAAGAGTAGCCTGGACGGTTTGATTCAACCGGCAGGGTGGATGCCATGGGCGGGAAGCTTTGCCTTGAATACATTGTATTATGGAGAGTATATGAATATTGGAGCTGGTGCTAACACTGCAGGGAGGGTTAAATGGCCTGGCTTTCATGTTATTACCAACCCTACTGAGGCTTTGAAATTTACTGTTGCTAATTTCTTGGATGGTGGATCGTGGATTCCTGGGACTGGTGTTCCGTTTGAAACTGGCCTTTGA